TGCCTTTCAGGCTATACAATCAAATCCATCTGCTGGTGAGGCCTGGAAACGCAGAGGGCAAGCCCGTGCTGCTTTAGGTGAATCTGTTGAGGTATGAAATTCGTATTTGTCTATTTATTGAGCTATCTTTTGGGTTTTGTCTTCAGGGTATTcttttctgcaatatttttttttcaaagtcaaCTTTCAATGATCTCTTCCGTGGATGTGATGTGCACTGTAAATGATGTGGAATTACTGAATTTTATCACTTGTGCTATCAGATTCTGAAACTAAATTTTTCATTAATAGCAATCAGACTCCATTTAGACCACTAGGGATATTATCAAGATGCACTTGGTTATTTTCCTTCAGATTGTGGTAGCTTACAGAGTTGATGATGGAAGATGAAATGTCTTTGGATGGTCTAACTAAGGCTTGAGCTATATCACAACTTATGACCATCTTCCCATGAAAGTTAAATTCTAAAATGGAATCAGGACCATAAAATTATTCAGCTGCATGCTTTTGATCATGGGAGTTTCTTGGTAGTCTAGTCTAGAACATAATTTTAACACTCTGATGagttagttttagttttgttttgctccAATTATCCCATGGAGAGTGATAGTAGTTACGGTTAAACGTTTTTTACGCCCTAAAATGTTTGGTTTCACAGTAATAGTAGTATGATTGATATTGGTGTATCTAAACAAAATGATTTTACACCAGGCAATTACAGACTTGACCAAAGCGTTGGAGTTTGAGCCAGACTCTGCCGATATATTACATGAAAGAGGTGACGAGACTGAACTCTTCCATTTACTATGAACAATTGGATTTATGCTGTTAAAGTAGTTTGACATAAAATAGCAACATACATTTTATGACTGATAGATTTTTTGCATGTAATTTGAAACTTCCAATGTATTAAGGTTTACTTTCATCTTTACAAGACTGAGATTAGTTAGTGAGGCCCATAGGTGGTTTCATCTTGTAACTATTTTGCAATGAATGACCTCTAGCGGAATGTTCCATAATTTCTTGAGATTTCATAAAAGATCATTTGATTGGACAAAGTCTGTTCAATCTAACATGGGAGTCACTAACTCTCCTTAATTAGTGCAGGAATTGTCAATTTTAAGTTTAAAGATTTCAAAGGTGCTGTTGAAGACCTCTCTACATGTGTAAAGTTCGATAAGGATAACAAATCTGCGTATACGTATTTGGTGAGTCTATGACCTTGAGTCGACTAATTGTTGTAGAATGAGCTAACAATGTTTATCCGCATgagtttgagaaattttttgttGGATAAATACTGATATAATGCTGGtcgaaaaaaaattgtaaaattatCAGGGCTTGGCCTTATCCTCTCTAGGAGAATATAGAAAGGCTGAGGAGGCACATAAGAAAGCAATCCAAATTGAAAGGAATTTCCTCGAGGCTTGGGCTCATCTAGCACAGGTATCTCTGAATATATGCTGAATACTATGCTATTTTTCCTGCCAAGTGGAATCCTAATACTTCTATTGGTAGTGCTGATGATATAGAGTCTCTTGATGATGAAGTTGCCTTTTGACTTCGAGAATTTTCTTTTACCAAGTTCTTGTTTTTGTTTGTCTCTTTTTTCACCGGTATCTGGAACTCAAGGTTGAGGTAAATATATACTTCTCCATGTAAGTTAAGAAATTCAAGAATCATGATTTAAATGGCAAGCAGACATTCTACTGCTTAACCAGTGATGGGAACCTAGCTCTCTGTTTTCAGATATTGTGTGAGCGTTCATCTTCTGGGTGCAATGCACATTTATTGTAATAGCTTTTGTTGCATTTTCAGATAGGGTCTCCTGATTAGCTGGTAGATATTATTAatttacataatcaaattaGATGTTTACGGAATATCTATTGCCATAAGTTTAAAATTTCTAAGACTCAGGAGCTGCTCTAAACTAGTTCTTGATTGGTTGAGTTTCTTCACTTATCTTAAATGTGGGCAAAACAATGAGATCTCTTTGAAGATATTATTCTAACGATGTATTGATTATTGAAGAATCTTTATCTTTGGTGCAGTTTTATCAAGACCTAGCAAATTCAGAGAAGGCCTTGGAATGCCTTCATCAGATTTTGCAAATAGATGGGAGGTGATTACTGAGGATCTCAATAGTTACAACTTTTTCACCGATAAATATCTAGTCTTGAGTATTTGAATGGTGAAGTACAAAACCTATCCTCAAATAGGAATATAGCTGATAATCCATCCTCTATTTACCCTTTTTCGATGGAAGGTACGCGAAAGCATATCACCTGCGCGGGCTGCTACTTCATGGAATGGGAGAGCATAGGTACATACTTCTGAACTATTTTGCTGTCTTGAGTTCTCCCCTCCCCCCTctcttttttgtcaaatttgcTATATATAATCCTCTTTTTACGAAAAATGTAGCGGGACTTAACTGCCTATATTTGCTGTTACAGGAATGCTATAAAAGATTTATCAATGGGGTTGGCTATTGATAGCGCAAACATTGAATGCTTGTATCTACGAGCTTCTTGCTATCATGCTATTGGATTATATAAAGAAGCAGTATGGGCTTTTTCAAACTTCCTGTGACTTTGAgtattcttaaatattttaaggtGGTTGTCTTCAATTTCAGATTATTGATTCTGAATTTATGCTGTAGGTGAAGGACTATGATGCTGCTTTAGATCTTGAATTAGATTCTATGGAAAAGTTTGTGCTTCAATGCTTGGCGTTCTATCAGGTAAATAAGTATATGCCAGATTTCCGTCCATCAAGCTGGTTCGATGTTATGCCTGTACTaaatattgttttcttttgtgttgcactattttctttttgaaactgtCTAGCTTTTTAGCTTTTACCTTGCTGGAATGTGTCTCGATTCTCAATTGGACAGCTCagatttcaaattttagatttgtCATTTTGGGGTAGTTAGCCATTTTAGTAGTTGCAATTTTCCATTTACTTAAGTTAGTAGTCAGAAATTTAGCAATTTTACATTTTCCCACAAATTGTCCAAACATTGGCTAAATTTCTGATCGTCTTTTTGTTCCGTTAAGCCACTGTTGGACAGTGTGGGTCGAAGTGGCAGATGATTAACAAAGCCAAGCTTGGCTTGGTTTAAGCTTGATTATGATTGGGTTTTAGGCGTCTAGCAAATTCAAACCTAGCACAAATGTCCCTACCAAAAGCTCGAGCTGACAGATGCTAGCTTGTGAGCCCAGTTGAGTTGGCTAGTGTTTTTTTCACTTTACCATTACACATCCGGTAAAGTAAGCTTTTCCTTCCCGTACCATTTAATAGTCATGTGGCAACTCTTTTCATCCTAGTTGTGTGCTCCTCCTCCTTCCTCATTCTTGTGAACAACCTTCTGCTTCCTGCCTGCGACAATATGGCTTTCAGGTGCAGCCATTATCATGAGACACCAATTGATCTCTCTATCTCTGTAATTTTTTGTGCAATTTCTATTTCAGTTTGAATAGCTTATGTTTTgcttttcaattttctcttgCAGAAAGAAATTGCATTATACACAGCGTCAAAGATCAACAGCGAATTTTCTTGGTTTGATATTGATGGAGATATCGATCCCCTTTTCAAGGTAATGTCTAAAAAGAGAATATATTGCTTGGTTATTTTTTGATAGCACCACTCATTAAAAACAAAACGGAATATTCTGGTAGCCTCTGTTCCACCTCTTTCTGAGAGAATTGGGAAAAGGAATGAAGTTTGAAGTTATAGCAAAAAGTACTATCTGGTGGGAATTACGCAGAACTTTGAAGGTTAGCAGAGAATTTGGAGAATGAAAGAAGTTTAAATTCGATTATAAGCTTACCTGAAGGATTTGACCCTGAAATCACTACAGCTCTGTCAAAGTAATTGGACATTTTACCATATCATTTAACATGCTCATACTCTATTATGTAGAGTTATCCCTTTTAGGCTTCAAACCCTTTTTTAGACCCCCCATCATTTCCTTAACCCCCGCTAAATGGTTGGAAAGTGATATTTAGTATCTTCTCAACCATTAGTCTCATAAGATTGCTACAACAGCTTCATTGCGCAATTACTTTATCATGAGTAGAGTGACAATGGGTACAAGGACAATCTAGAAACATAAAGGTTGCTTTCACTGAGTTGCTACTGCGGACATTGCTTGCACTTTAACTATGTGCTTTATTTGGTGCATAGTGTTCCTTCATAGTTAGTTGCCAATGTTCTTTTGCTGATCCATGTCGAATGGGTGTGGTTACCTTGTGCTGAGTCTGGAAAATACTAAAAGTTCTGCAAAAAGTCACGGGTACCCATATGGATAGAACAAAGTTATTGATTCCAGTCAGGAAAAATAATCAATGAAGGGACAACATGCAAATATCAGTGACAGTTTTCTTGAATGATGTGTAGTCTCCAGTTCATAAACCTAACAGTGCTTTAATCACTTTTATACACCTGGAGGGTCCAGGGTGATACCTTTACAAAGTGAACTGTCATGGGAAAACCTTTGATTTGAAATGATGGTTTCTTGACAGATATGTGGGATCATTTCATTAATCTTAGGGGCTAATAATCAGTTTTTGTAAATCTCGGATCTAAAGTGGTAGATACCTCTATGAAGTGAACTGTCATCTGAAAAGTGCTTTTGTTGGCAGTGAATTTCTTGTCTCAAATGCTTAGTTCTCAATTCTTATCTTTTCTTTCCTTCTGTTCTCAGGAGTATTGGTGCAAAAGGCTGCACCCAAAAAATGTTTGCGAAAAGGTCTACAGGCAACCTCCTTTAAAAGAATCTTTGAAAAAGGGAAAGCAAAGAAAGCAAGAATTTACTTTCACCAAGCAAAAAACTGCCCTTCTACAGGCTGCAGATTCTATCGGTAGGAATATCCAGTATCATTGCCCTGGTTTCTTGCATAATAGGCGCCAGGTAATTCTAAAAAGAGTTAAATATTAAGTTAACTgtgatctttttaaaaaaaatccagaGCTCTACATTTTCCTTGAGAAACCTGATTGTGATTTCCTGTTGCTTTCTTAGATGCCTTTTTATGCTTTGCTTTCACATTTCCTCTGGAGTTATATTAATATAGATGATGAGATAATTGAaggaaaagaatatgaaaatgtTACCAGAACCTTTTGTTTGTATTGGTTGCCTTGTAATTGAGGGATTTGAACTGATATGCCAATAATAAGAGAAAGTTCTTGTACAAGAATGTTACCTTCATTTTCACACTCGACGTTTCCTCTCCAGCTTTCACTGTACACACTCTTTGTTTTCCATCAATAGTTAGTTACATTGCatgaaagataaaaattaagGAATTCATCTCAAATTAGGTTAtcggaaaaaaaagaaaaaaaaaaaaaagaagagaattcaTCACAAATGAGATAATGCTCTATGGTTATCTGTCAACAGAATATTTTCACTATTTGTGGACTAGTGTTCTATCTTCTCTTAGCACAGAAAGGGAGATTTGGATCTTaaagacaacaacaacaataacaacaacaaacccagtgaaatcccactacaTGGGCTCTGGGGATCTTAAAGACTGTTTAGCATTTTATATTCCACAGTTATGAATGATAACTTTCTACACACTCTGTCAAATAAGATTGAGGTGACTGTCAAGTCTACATTTCTAGTGAAAATGTCTAAAATGAATAGCATGCaactaataataatacttaTAGATGTGAATATTTTCCACTAAATGATGTTAGACtaaaaatgtcaagttttgATGTTCATCTAGTGCAAAAAGGGATGAAGACAAGTTATTGAGTCAAAGTGGATATCTGTGACATCTCTTTGGCAATTCTCACTGTTGCTGTAAAGCGTCTACCTAGTCATCCCGAGGAAAAGAGAGAATTTGGCAActtcttttctttgtcttttaTACTTTAGGCTGTAAGTTTAATTGATAAATGATGCCGTGGGAAATGGTTAAACATTTAGAGGTTCATATTGTGCTGTAGTCCATATTTATGATTGGCTGTCTTTAGTTTTGGGGAGACACTTATAGGAAGCAGTTGGCTTTCGCCCTTCAGCCTCTAATTCTGTAATCTGTATGTTGTGGAGCAATTTCCGATGTTAACTGTGATgctttttgtatttatttagttGAGGTAGTTTGTGCAATGGTTGTAAACTGTAGTATTAGATTTGTGCCTTTCTAACTTGTGTTGCTTTTTCATGATCAAAATTTCTCTTTACTTATCTAGTGAAGAGGATCTATTGTTCCTAGTGTATCTCTTAGACCTTATGatgatattcttttctttttgcaaTTTAAAGATGATATAATATCTTTACTGCAGATGGCCAGTTCATAATTTTTTGTGAAGTCAACtctcttttttaatttgatatgtatTTATACGCTGCTCTTTAGCTACAAACATGCTTGCCACAATGTTGTTATTCTTTCACCCAAATCTGAGAATATTTTTGCAATTATCAGCACCGCATGGCAGGATTAGCTGCTATTGAGATAGCACAAAAAGTCTCAAAAGCTTGGCGTGCCTTACAAGCTGAATGGAGAAACTCAACTAAAGGCACAGGAAAGTCTGGGAAGAGACTCAGGAGAAGGGAAAAACTAAATTCTGTTAGTTTAAACAGAGGTGGAGCTGGTTGTAGCACTAGCAGTTCCTCAGACACATCTACTACATACAGTTTGATTGATGATAGGTCAACTGGACGTTCCATGATGTCATGGAACCACTTGTATTCATTGGCTGTCAAATGGAGACAAATATCTGAACCATGTGATCCAGTGGTGTGGATTAACAAGCTAAGGTACTCCACCTGCTATTAATGTAGTGAAGTTTAGTTAGTTATTAAAGTTCATTGAAATCTATACTTGGTCTCAGCATTTTAACAAATATCTACTACATTTTCCTAAAGTCTTTCCGATTTGAATTGAGTACACAATGatattctcttcttttatttttgataaagagCTCTTATTTCTTAATATCAACAATGATATTCTCTTATACATAAAGATAATAAGAATCACTATCTTCACCTCAAGCATGAAAAAAAACCTCCCTCAATTTGCTTAACTTGCTTCATTTGATCCTTTAGTTCTATGGAGTTATTTCCCAGCTTCTGTGTTGGTGTACTTCACTCTCATTTGGAGCACTCACGAAAAGAAGGATTCTAGCATATATGACTTTTGAAGTTTGGGTGAAGATTTTGGAGGACTAAAGACCTATTTCACTTTGGCTCGTCTAAGAGACTAAGACTAAAATCATTAATTCGTATTTAAACCAGGATAACCAGAATATAGCATACTACTTACCACGTTGACGAGATGCTAGTGTATGAAGAGATCCCCCTCTAGAAGTCGTAGAGAAATTCAAGAAATGCTACAGGATCAATAAGTTTGATGGACATGTGTCACATCCCAAAATACACCCAGACATGACTGGCACCCGCTAACACCACCTGTCGGACGAACCAAATATCCATACACTTACCCAATTATCTAGCAGTTAGAGCATTACGCGCAAGTCTAAATACATTAGTTGATAAAAGGAGAATAATAAATCCAACGAAATCTATAATCATTCCATTGATTCAACGATCACCAAATCCCACAATACGACCGTGAAGCATCTAATAGAGTAAATGAGTTTAGCTGTCAGGCATGCAAATCCCAAGAAAGAAGATATATGCTATAAAATAGATAGAGCTGAAACAACGGCCTCCACGAAAGGTCTTTAGCTTTACTATAATGAAGATATTGATTCTAATGTGCCGCTTTAGCTTTACTTTTTGCTGAgaattcttgttttttttgcATAGTGAGGAATTCAATACTGGATTTGGGTCTCACACTCCTCTTGTTCTCGGTCAAGCCAAAGTTGTTCGCTACCATCCCAATTCTCAGAGGTAAGAGCTTTACCTTTCTGATTAAGTGCAAATGTATTtctttactattattttttgtgtaacATGGATACTGCAAATGATACCGATGCTATGATTGACCTTTAGAGCTCGTTATAGGATGTGTAATTGATGCTACCCTTGTAAAAAACTTTACAACAGCTTGCTGCTGGCCATGAATAAAATTTCCTTTTAACAGTCAAAAGGCATAACCTTTCTTATTTGTATTAGCTCTTTCTCAAGGCTCTTATTGTCTGTCAATGTTCAGAACCTTGACTGTTGCCAAGGCTGTTATCAAGGAGAATAAATCAGTGTGCAACAAGGAAGACAGGATAATTGATCTTTCTGAACAACAGAAGTTGCAAGAAGTGAGTTTGTTTGCTTATGACCTTAGTTCATCTTTTGCACTGGTGTGCCTTTTTGACAGTGTATAGTTTTTGGTTGTTGATAATTGGCTTTCTGGTTCATGTCAAAATACCAACTTTATAGCATTTCCCATGGCAATAAAACCgtcaaattgagaaatcttTATTAGGCTGATTTTATATTGGTCACATTTCTTCCTTAGATGTTATCTGATGGCTCTCTGAAATCGAACTAGGTGTCCACTTGCTAGGCTTACTACTTTTGTGCCATGCCTTTTTTCTCTTCTGGTGGTAATCAACACCTGAACTGTACTTTGCAGATAATGGCTGCAGAATCCAGCTCTGATCTTTACAGAGTTGTTGGTCAAGACTTTTGGTTGGCCACCTGGTGTAACAGTACGGCACTTGAAGggtacttttttatatatagtccTCTTTATACTGTATAACAGTATGTTACTCATGAATATTTTCTCTCATCAGGgtcttttttctaattttcccTCCTTTCTTATTGCCTGATCAGGAAGCGTCTTGAAGGAACAAGGATCACTGTAGTGAAAATGTAGAACACCATCTAACCTATTTGGAATTCAACCTTTTGTGTGTGGAAAGGAGGGTGACTTGAGTAAACTATCACTTAAACTAGTTCTGATTTTTCTTATTCCTGTCAACTTTTGTTGTTCCTTCCAGGGGTGAGATTGGTTACGACTTTGCAATTAGAACACCTTGTACACCTGCTAGATGGGACGACTTTGATGTGGAGATGACATCAGCCTGGGAGGTATCCTCTTGATTTATTATCTAGAAAGTCATTTTCTACTTCCATGACATAGTTTTTGGATATTTGAAAGCAATATAACATCAATGTAAAACAGTAGACAAAAAAATTCTTTAGAGGTCGTTTGGTAGGGTGTATTAGGTAGAATAATGCTAGTACTAAATTTTAGTACAATGTTTGGTTTCAAATCTCACCTATGTACTACTAATACCAGTATTACTTATACACCCTATTTAATACTATTCTTATACATAGTAAACCATGGCATTAACTATATCAGTACCATTCCTATACTTATAAGTCATACACCCTATTCAGTACTATTCTTGATAATGCAATGCATGTTAGATTGCTAGTtttaatacaacaaaccaaacaatcAATAAGAAATGATGTCAGCATAAAAAATCCCAGTACTACTTGTCTTCGAACCAAACAGCCCCTTATAGTACAGTTTTTCATGGTTTATTCATCTTGTGCCTGCTCGGAGATGATCAGTGAAGTCTTGCAATAGGCCTATATTAGTCAGATTGGGAGTCTGTTCATCAGACTATTCTCTCACTTTTATAAATAGATTTTGCTAAGCATTTGAACAAGCAGAAGTAATGAGCCTTTTCCTGTCTGGACATAGAAGTAAGCATTATACCTGAGATGATCTGGGTTTTTGTGCAGTATAATCTTTCTGAAATGATTTGGCATATATTTCTTACTTGAACTTGTTTGTAGACCTACTATTTAGTTCCTAACTGAAGCTTTATCTATGCCCATTAATTTCCTATTGTTGCTTACTTCTGTTTGTGTTGCTCCCTTTTTTCCCCTCCTTTCTTCTGTTTATTTGTTCTTGAGACACACATGTATTTTCTGTTTGGTATTTAAATAATAgtgttctaattaagttaactAACTAGTGCGCGAAAACTGGCCTGGACACCacggtcatcaaaaaaaaaaattaactaagtTGAGACTTAAATGATAGTGTTCTAGTTAAGACTAAGTTGAACACAAAACTGTTATGCAGGCTCTTTGCGATGCTTACTGTGGTGAGAATTATGGGTCAACAGATTTTGATGTGCTTGAAAATGTGAGAGATGCAATCTTAAGGATGACATATTACTGGTAAGATATATTAACTTCTATTTGGTTGATGTCAAGGGAAGCATATGGTTCTCTTTAATTTGGCAGATAATTTTTGCAGGTATAATTTCATGCCGCTTTCCAGAGGAACTGCTGTTGTTGGATTCATAGTTTTGCTTGGATTACTGCTCGCTGCTAATATGGAGTTCACAGGAAGCATTCCAAAAGGTCTGCAGGTGGATTGGGAAGCCATCCTGGAGTTTGACTCGAGTTCCTTTGTAGATTCCGTAAAGAAATGGTTGTACCCATCTCTCAAAGTCAGCACATCATGGAAAAGCTACCCAGATGTCACGTCAACATTTGAGACGACTGGATCAGTTGTTGCTGCTCTGAGCACCTATTCAGACTAAGGGAGATACGTCATTTATTGGTAAGTTGCTGTACATACGAAGGAAACAAATTTCTCTACTCTATTCTGCTGGATATTTTGGGCATGCTGTTTGTAGTTCAACAAAATTTGGAGCACGTCCTTGTGTCTATAGTTTCCCTCACCTCTCCAATTTTAATAGGAGTATTCAATTATACTAAGACCATGCACTTGACAAAGGGCAACTTCTTAATCTACTCAACAACGAGGTGCGGGCACAATAGTATTGAAATGAGATTCTTCTAATCTTTTAAACCACCAGCACGATAGGATTGAATTGTCGGTGGCTAAAAAGACTAGAACCATCATTTGGGCTGTGGTGCTACACACGAGGATTGTTCAGTCAACTGTAGCATCATTGGAATTAAAATCAAAggaattacataaattttaagtgGTGGAAGTATGGGATACAGTACTAGCACGTTAACTCACAAGGACACGAATGCAATTTTTCTTTGGTAGTTCCTGTTCATAAGCCCTAAAGCTTCTCTGAACTTGTTAATATATTTCAGCAGTTCTAAGTTTTGCAATGCTTTTTATTTGTGAGAACTATGTGAAATGTGAGGGTGCAGCTATATTTGAGTGGATTTCTCTTAACTTTCCCATATATTCGTTGCATATAGGTTTCATCTGGGATCATTTATCTGGAGAAATTTCGCTGGTGCATTATCTGACTTGATCCTGCTGCGGATGAATTGAGGCGAGATGTTTTACATTATTAACATTCTCCTAGTGTACCATTACTTGTGAATTATTGTATTTTAGTTGTATTGTGTATGATCTGCCCTCTCATTGTTTCCTTTCTTTTAGATTACCATGTTAGATTTCAGGATagttatttgaaaagaaatgaaTAAATGGGTTTTCTAGTCTTTGTTGTCCTTGTATTTTGTGTTTCTTTATGCAGTTAGACGGACCCGTTTCTTCTATAGTTTGCAGGGTGGTGATGAATGAATTAAGAAGTGGGGGTGAAAAGTCTCACTTTTTAGCCCATGTAATGAAAAATGGTGGTTCTGAACCTCTGAGGGACTTTGCAAACTTTCCTCCATTTCATTCTGAACGGAGGCTAGTAATCATTTTCAAAGAGGCAAGGCAAATACAGAAACGAGTCGATATCAAACGCATAGTGAGAAGCAATAATTGCCAGTGGACTAAACTATATTCTCCCAACAAgtgaaaaggaga
The Solanum stenotomum isolate F172 chromosome 12, ASM1918654v1, whole genome shotgun sequence DNA segment above includes these coding regions:
- the LOC125846568 gene encoding suppressor of RPS4-RLD 1, whose amino-acid sequence is MASTVTDRIELAKLCSSKEWSKAIRILDSLLAQTCVIQDICNRAFCYSQLELHKHVIKDCDKALELDPKLLQAYIFKGRALSALGKKEEALLIWEQGYEHAVHQSADLKQLLELEELLKIAKQNTAVASNNHSVQSSGPESNTGPLLSTKSGETCDISKASDRKLKTCSSGMLESSEKSNNSSVLQNSSSNNAKKHKKIECEPKELHERQANRTNNNCKKLGYPSLVCSELSDISEDSGKSSAVTSESSEQSEPNELQEILSQLNNKCDVRVELSDEGKRNKKFCVTRVNKTKSINVDFRLSRGIAQVNEGKYGNAVSIFDQILEQDPTYPEALIGRGTALAFQRELDAAISDFTKAIQSNPSAGEAWKRRGQARAALGESVEAITDLTKALEFEPDSADILHERGIVNFKFKDFKGAVEDLSTCVKFDKDNKSAYTYLGLALSSLGEYRKAEEAHKKAIQIERNFLEAWAHLAQFYQDLANSEKALECLHQILQIDGRYAKAYHLRGLLLHGMGEHRNAIKDLSMGLAIDSANIECLYLRASCYHAIGLYKEAVKDYDAALDLELDSMEKFVLQCLAFYQKEIALYTASKINSEFSWFDIDGDIDPLFKEYWCKRLHPKNVCEKVYRQPPLKESLKKGKQRKQEFTFTKQKTALLQAADSIGRNIQYHCPGFLHNRRQHRMAGLAAIEIAQKVSKAWRALQAEWRNSTKGTGKSGKRLRRREKLNSVSLNRGGAGCSTSSSSDTSTTYSLIDDRSTGRSMMSWNHLYSLAVKWRQISEPCDPVVWINKLSEEFNTGFGSHTPLVLGQAKVVRYHPNSQRTLTVAKAVIKENKSVCNKEDRIIDLSEQQKLQEIMAAESSSDLYRVVGQDFWLATWCNSTALEGKRLEGTRITVVKMGEIGYDFAIRTPCTPARWDDFDVEMTSAWEALCDAYCGENYGSTDFDVLENVRDAILRMTYYWYNFMPLSRGTAVVGFIVLLGLLLAANMEFTGSIPKGLQVDWEAILEFDSSSFVDSVKKWLYPSLKVSTSWKSYPDVTSTFETTGSVVAALSTYSD